A genomic window from Streptomyces sp. WMMC940 includes:
- a CDS encoding PQQ-dependent sugar dehydrogenase gives MTAVLAAAALMLSTGCSSDGGAGAQAGRDGAPSRPAPPSATAGGASVTAPPAKGSVKVAATLTRDLKSPWGLAALPGGDLLVSSRDEGTITRVDAGSGKKTVLGSVPGVAPAGEGGLMGLAVSPDFASDNLVYAYFTTASDNRIARMLYDERKPAGQQLGAPDTILRGIPKGRIHNGGRIAFGPDRMLYAGTGETGETGLAQDKESLGGKILRMTPDGRPVQGNPSADSVVYSYGHRNVQGLAWDSRKRLWASEFGQNTWDELNLIEPGKNYGWPEAEGRAGRSGFVDPVAQWRTEEASPSGIAYAAGSIWMAGLRGERLWRIPLAGTEPSAEPQAFLEEEHGRLRTVLPVEGSAGGRDVWLVTSETDNRGTPAAGDDRILRLRVE, from the coding sequence GTGACGGCCGTACTGGCAGCTGCCGCGCTGATGCTCTCCACCGGGTGCTCGTCCGACGGTGGGGCCGGCGCGCAGGCAGGCCGTGACGGCGCTCCCTCCCGCCCGGCTCCGCCGTCGGCGACGGCCGGCGGAGCCTCGGTGACGGCACCGCCGGCGAAGGGGTCGGTGAAGGTGGCGGCCACGCTGACCCGCGACCTGAAGTCGCCCTGGGGCCTCGCGGCCCTTCCCGGCGGCGATCTGCTGGTGTCCTCACGCGACGAGGGCACGATCACGCGCGTCGACGCCGGGTCCGGGAAGAAGACGGTGCTCGGCTCGGTGCCGGGCGTGGCGCCGGCGGGCGAGGGCGGGCTGATGGGGCTCGCCGTCTCCCCCGACTTCGCCTCGGACAACCTGGTGTACGCGTACTTCACCACCGCTTCGGACAACCGCATCGCCCGCATGCTGTACGACGAGCGCAAACCGGCGGGGCAGCAGCTGGGCGCCCCCGACACGATCCTGCGGGGCATCCCCAAGGGCCGCATCCACAACGGTGGACGGATCGCCTTCGGCCCGGACAGGATGCTGTACGCGGGCACCGGCGAGACCGGTGAGACGGGTCTGGCCCAGGACAAGGAGTCCCTGGGCGGCAAGATCCTCCGCATGACCCCCGACGGCCGACCCGTGCAAGGCAATCCGTCGGCCGACTCCGTGGTCTATTCGTACGGCCACCGCAATGTGCAGGGCCTCGCCTGGGACTCCCGGAAGCGGCTGTGGGCGTCGGAGTTCGGGCAGAACACCTGGGACGAGCTGAACCTCATCGAGCCGGGGAAGAACTACGGCTGGCCCGAAGCCGAGGGCAGGGCCGGCAGGTCCGGCTTCGTGGACCCGGTGGCGCAGTGGCGCACGGAAGAGGCGTCGCCGAGCGGCATCGCCTATGCCGCGGGATCCATCTGGATGGCGGGACTGAGGGGCGAGCGCCTGTGGCGGATCCCGCTCGCCGGCACCGAACCGTCCGCGGAACCGCAGGCGTTCCTCGAGGAGGAGCACGGCCGGCTGCGCACGGTCCTGCCGGTCGAGGGGAGCGCGGGCGGCCGGGACGTCTGGCTGGTCACCAGCGAGACGGACAACAGAGGCACCCCTGCGGCCGGGGACGACAGGATCCTGCGACTGAGGGTCGAGTGA
- the gatC gene encoding Asp-tRNA(Asn)/Glu-tRNA(Gln) amidotransferase subunit GatC, with product MPGITREEVAHLARLARLELKAEELDHFAGQLDDIIGAVARVAEVADRDVPPTSHPLPLTNVMRADEVRPSLTPEQALHCAPAQEQQRFKVPQILGED from the coding sequence ATGCCTGGCATCACGCGCGAGGAGGTCGCCCACCTCGCCCGGCTGGCGCGTCTGGAGCTGAAGGCCGAAGAGCTCGACCACTTCGCCGGACAGCTCGACGACATCATCGGCGCGGTCGCCCGCGTCGCCGAGGTCGCCGACCGAGACGTACCGCCGACCTCCCACCCGCTGCCGCTGACGAACGTCATGCGCGCGGACGAGGTCCGTCCCTCGCTCACCCCCGAGCAGGCGCTTCACTGCGCCCCGGCACAGGAGCAGCAGCGTTTCAAGGTGCCGCAGATCCTGGGGGAGGACTGA
- the gatB gene encoding Asp-tRNA(Asn)/Glu-tRNA(Gln) amidotransferase subunit GatB: MTVTTDLVSYEDALASYDPVMGLEVHVELGTRTKMFCGCSTELGAEPNSQTCPTCLGLPGSLPVVNGVGVESAVKIGLALHCEIAEWCRFARKNYFYPDMPKNFQTSQYDEPIAFNGYLDVQLEDGEVFRVEIERAHMEEDTGKSTHVGGATGRIHGASHSLLDYNRAGIPLIEIVTKPIVGAGDRAPEVAKAYVAELRELIRALGVSEARMEMGQMRCDVNLSLMPRGSETFGTRSETKNVNSLRSVERAVRFEIQRHAAVLGDGGTIVQETRHFHEDDGTTTSGRVKEEAEDYRYFPEPDLVPVAPSREWVEELRAGLPELPRVRRNRLREEWGVSGHDMQSILNAGAIDPIVATIAAGADPVSARKWWMGELARNANESGRSLEELPITPEQVARVTALVADGSLNDKLARQVIEGVLAGEGDPDAVVEKRGLKVVSDEGALGAAVDEAIAGNAAIADKIRGGKVAAVGALVGAVMKATRGQADAARVKELILERLGVTEG, translated from the coding sequence GTGACCGTCACGACTGACCTGGTGTCGTACGAGGACGCACTCGCGTCGTACGACCCCGTCATGGGCCTGGAGGTCCATGTCGAACTCGGCACCAGGACCAAGATGTTCTGCGGCTGCTCGACCGAGCTGGGCGCCGAGCCCAACTCGCAGACCTGCCCCACCTGCCTGGGCCTTCCCGGCTCGCTGCCGGTGGTCAACGGGGTCGGCGTCGAGTCCGCCGTCAAGATCGGCCTCGCGCTGCACTGCGAGATCGCCGAATGGTGCCGCTTCGCCCGGAAGAACTACTTCTATCCGGATATGCCGAAGAACTTCCAGACCTCGCAGTACGACGAGCCGATCGCCTTCAACGGCTATCTGGACGTCCAGCTGGAGGACGGCGAGGTCTTCCGCGTGGAGATCGAGCGCGCCCACATGGAGGAGGACACGGGCAAGTCGACCCACGTCGGCGGCGCCACCGGCCGTATCCACGGCGCGTCCCACTCCCTGCTCGACTACAACCGGGCCGGCATCCCGCTCATCGAGATCGTCACCAAGCCCATCGTGGGCGCCGGTGACCGTGCCCCCGAGGTCGCCAAGGCGTACGTCGCCGAACTGCGCGAGCTCATCAGGGCCCTCGGTGTGTCGGAGGCCCGGATGGAGATGGGCCAGATGCGCTGCGACGTGAACCTCTCGCTGATGCCGAGGGGTTCGGAGACGTTCGGCACGCGCAGCGAGACCAAGAACGTCAACTCGCTGCGCAGCGTGGAGCGAGCGGTCCGCTTCGAGATCCAGCGCCACGCCGCGGTGCTCGGGGACGGCGGCACGATCGTCCAGGAGACCCGTCACTTCCACGAGGACGACGGCACGACGACGTCCGGCCGGGTCAAGGAGGAGGCGGAGGACTACCGGTACTTCCCGGAGCCCGACCTCGTCCCGGTCGCCCCGTCCCGTGAGTGGGTCGAGGAGCTGCGTGCCGGTCTGCCCGAGCTGCCGCGGGTGCGTCGCAACCGCCTCCGCGAGGAGTGGGGCGTCTCCGGGCACGACATGCAGTCGATCCTGAACGCGGGCGCGATCGACCCGATCGTGGCCACGATCGCGGCCGGCGCTGACCCGGTCTCCGCCCGCAAGTGGTGGATGGGCGAGCTGGCCCGCAACGCCAACGAGTCCGGCCGGTCGCTCGAGGAGCTGCCGATCACGCCGGAGCAGGTCGCTCGGGTGACCGCCCTCGTCGCGGACGGCTCGCTGAACGACAAGCTGGCCCGCCAGGTCATCGAGGGCGTGCTGGCCGGCGAGGGCGACCCGGACGCGGTCGTCGAGAAGCGCGGTCTGAAGGTCGTCTCCGACGAGGGTGCGCTCGGCGCGGCCGTCGACGAGGCGATCGCCGGCAACGCCGCCATCGCCGACAAGATCCGGGGCGGCAAGGTCGCCGCGGTCGGTGCCCTGGTCGGCGCGGTCATGAAGGCCACCCGAGGCCAGGCCGACGCGGCCCGCGTCAAGGAGCTGATCCTGGAGAGGCTCGGCGTGACCGAAGGCTGA
- a CDS encoding MMPL family transporter, with protein sequence MAAIARWCIRHRLVAVLLWLSALCGVSVAAVFAGTAYSNDYDVPGTESGRATELLRDGFHGRFDGGDTIVWHSTQGSVRSAAVEQRVTAMLKKVERLDGVASVTGPYATSPQPLSGKASGASGGKTGKAAKAGKASGTDAKRGTGERSDGKGSGTASGRTSAGRTSIDKASADENPAGTTSADKASAASGSAGGAGDGATAAGAADAAVGGPDGAARISEDGRTAYATVVFEAKPGDVPEAQARAVVDTAKTAAHDGLQVELGGSATALAETPTSHLAEIVGVAVAAVVLFLAFGSLAASLLPIATALVSVGTAYAGIVLLGHVMDVADFAPVLGLLIGLGVGIDYALFIVTRHRKGLRRGLSVADAAENAVATTGRAVVFAGLTVCIALLGMLILQLSFLNGVAIAACLTVLLTVAAAVTLLPALLSFIGMRALGRPERRRLARRGPRPELPTGFAARWSAFVERRPKLLGLVATVVMAVLALPTFSLHLGTSDQGNAPASSTTRKAYDLVAEGFGPGTNGPLTLVAALDGADDRLAMQQLPAALRATEGVASVSPVTFNSRADTAVVTVVPESAPQSQRTSELVDRLRADVLPAAESGTSLEVRVGGVTASYDDFADVIVGKLPLFVGVVIALGCVLLLLAFRSIGIPLKAALMNVAAVASAFGVVVAVFQWGWGSEPLGLGSAGPIEPFLPVIMVSVLFGLSMDYQVFLVSRMYEEWLETRDNRRAVRVGLAETGRVINSAAIIMISVFLAFVLSGDRVIAMFGIGLAAAVALDAFVLRTLLVPALMHMLGSANWWLPRWLDRRLPRISIETPESPSSAHARIAGTRVSEDGTLSR encoded by the coding sequence TTGGCCGCCATCGCTCGGTGGTGCATCAGGCACCGACTCGTCGCCGTCCTGCTCTGGCTGTCGGCCCTCTGCGGCGTCTCGGTCGCTGCCGTCTTCGCGGGTACGGCGTACTCGAACGACTACGACGTACCCGGCACCGAGTCCGGTCGGGCCACCGAACTCCTCCGGGACGGCTTCCACGGAAGGTTCGACGGCGGGGACACCATCGTCTGGCACAGCACACAGGGCAGTGTCCGCTCGGCCGCCGTCGAGCAGCGGGTGACGGCGATGCTGAAGAAGGTCGAACGGCTGGACGGCGTCGCCTCGGTCACCGGGCCGTACGCCACGTCCCCGCAGCCGCTGTCCGGGAAGGCCTCGGGCGCGTCCGGCGGGAAGACGGGGAAGGCGGCGAAGGCAGGCAAAGCGAGTGGAACGGACGCGAAGAGGGGTACCGGGGAGCGGTCGGACGGAAAGGGCTCGGGCACCGCATCGGGTAGGACCTCGGCCGGTAGGACCTCCATCGACAAGGCGTCCGCAGACGAGAACCCTGCCGGCACGACCTCCGCCGACAAGGCCTCGGCCGCGTCCGGCTCCGCGGGCGGGGCCGGCGACGGTGCCACGGCCGCAGGCGCGGCGGACGCCGCCGTGGGCGGACCGGACGGCGCCGCCCGGATCAGCGAGGACGGCCGTACCGCCTACGCGACCGTCGTCTTCGAGGCGAAGCCGGGAGACGTCCCCGAGGCCCAGGCCCGAGCGGTCGTCGACACGGCCAAGACCGCCGCACACGACGGACTCCAGGTCGAACTCGGCGGCAGCGCCACGGCGCTCGCCGAGACCCCCACCTCGCACCTCGCGGAGATCGTCGGCGTCGCCGTGGCCGCCGTGGTCCTCTTCCTCGCCTTCGGCTCACTGGCCGCCAGCCTGCTGCCCATCGCCACCGCGCTGGTCAGCGTCGGCACCGCCTACGCGGGCATCGTGCTCCTCGGCCACGTCATGGACGTCGCGGACTTCGCACCCGTGCTCGGGCTGCTGATCGGGCTCGGCGTCGGGATCGACTACGCCCTGTTCATCGTCACCCGCCACCGCAAGGGCCTGCGGCGCGGGCTGTCCGTCGCCGATGCCGCCGAGAACGCCGTGGCGACGACGGGGCGCGCGGTCGTCTTCGCCGGCCTCACCGTCTGCATCGCGCTGCTCGGCATGCTGATCCTGCAGCTCTCCTTCCTCAACGGAGTGGCGATCGCGGCCTGTCTGACCGTCCTCCTGACCGTCGCCGCCGCCGTCACCCTGCTGCCGGCGCTGCTGTCCTTCATCGGGATGCGTGCACTGGGCCGCCCGGAGCGCCGACGGCTCGCCCGGCGCGGCCCGCGGCCCGAGCTCCCGACCGGCTTCGCCGCCCGCTGGTCCGCCTTCGTCGAGCGCCGCCCGAAGCTGCTGGGGCTGGTCGCCACCGTGGTGATGGCCGTCCTCGCGCTGCCCACGTTCTCGCTCCATCTCGGCACCTCCGACCAGGGCAACGCGCCCGCCTCCAGCACCACCCGGAAGGCGTACGACCTGGTCGCCGAGGGATTCGGGCCGGGCACCAACGGACCGCTCACGCTCGTCGCCGCCCTCGACGGCGCCGACGACCGGCTGGCGATGCAGCAACTGCCCGCCGCCCTCCGGGCCACCGAGGGCGTCGCCTCCGTCAGCCCCGTGACGTTCAACAGCCGGGCCGACACCGCCGTGGTCACCGTCGTCCCCGAGTCAGCCCCCCAGTCGCAGCGGACCAGTGAACTCGTCGACCGGCTGCGTGCCGATGTGCTCCCCGCGGCGGAGAGCGGGACCTCGCTCGAGGTCCGCGTCGGGGGAGTGACCGCGAGCTACGACGACTTCGCCGACGTGATCGTCGGGAAGCTGCCGCTGTTCGTCGGTGTGGTCATCGCGCTGGGCTGTGTGCTGCTGCTGCTCGCGTTCCGCTCGATCGGCATCCCGCTCAAGGCCGCACTGATGAACGTGGCCGCGGTCGCCTCCGCGTTCGGCGTCGTCGTCGCCGTCTTCCAGTGGGGCTGGGGCTCCGAACCGCTGGGTCTCGGCAGCGCCGGTCCGATCGAGCCCTTCCTTCCCGTGATCATGGTCTCGGTGCTCTTCGGGCTCTCGATGGACTACCAGGTGTTCCTGGTCAGCCGGATGTACGAGGAGTGGCTGGAGACGCGGGACAACCGGCGTGCCGTACGGGTCGGCCTCGCCGAGACGGGCAGGGTCATCAACTCGGCCGCGATCATCATGATCTCCGTCTTCCTCGCGTTCGTCCTCAGCGGGGACCGGGTCATCGCGATGTTCGGCATCGGCCTCGCCGCCGCGGTCGCGCTGGACGCGTTCGTCCTGCGCACCCTGCTGGTGCCGGCGCTCATGCACATGCTGGGCAGCGCCAACTGGTGGCTGCCGCGCTGGCTGGACCGCCGGCTGCCGCGCATCAGCATCGAAACCCCCGAGAGCCCTTCGTCCGCCCATGCGAGGATCGCAGGGACGCGTGTGAGCGAGGACGGCACGCTCTCGCGCTAG
- the gatA gene encoding Asp-tRNA(Asn)/Glu-tRNA(Gln) amidotransferase subunit GatA produces MTDSPIIKLTAAEIAARIASGELTAVEVAEAHLARIEAVDEKVHAFLHIDRDGALAQARAVDEKRERGEKLGPLAGVPLALKDIFTTEGIPTTVGSKILEGWIPPYDATLTRRLKEADVVILGKTNMDEFAMGSSTENSAYGPTGNPWDLTRIPGGSGGGSSAALASYEAPLAIGTDTGGSIRQPAAVTGTVGVKPTYGAVSRYGMVAFSSSLDQGGPCARTVLDAALLHEVIAGHDPLDSTSIDAPVPPVVEAARNGSVEGMRVGVVKQFRGEGYQAGVVQRFDESVQLLKELGAEIVELDCPSFDLALSAYYLIAPSECSSNLARFDGLRYGLRVGDDGTRSAEDVTSLTREEGFGDEVKRRIMLGTYALSSGYYDAYYGSAQKVRTLITQDFEKAFEQVDVIVSPTTPTTAFPIGERADDPMAMYLADLCTIPTNLAGNAAMSLPCGLAPEDNLPVGLQIIAPAMKDERLYKVGAAVESAFVARWGHPLLEEAPSL; encoded by the coding sequence ATGACGGACAGCCCCATCATCAAGCTCACCGCGGCGGAGATCGCCGCGAGGATCGCCTCCGGCGAGCTCACCGCCGTCGAGGTCGCCGAGGCGCACCTCGCCCGGATCGAGGCCGTGGACGAGAAGGTCCACGCGTTCCTGCACATCGACCGTGACGGCGCCCTCGCGCAGGCCCGCGCCGTCGACGAGAAGCGCGAGCGCGGCGAGAAGCTCGGCCCGCTGGCCGGCGTGCCGCTGGCGCTGAAGGACATCTTCACCACCGAGGGCATCCCGACGACGGTCGGCTCCAAGATCCTCGAGGGCTGGATCCCGCCGTACGACGCCACCCTGACGCGCAGGCTCAAGGAGGCCGACGTCGTCATCCTCGGCAAGACCAACATGGACGAGTTCGCCATGGGGTCCTCCACCGAGAACAGCGCGTACGGCCCGACCGGCAACCCCTGGGACCTGACCCGCATCCCCGGCGGCTCCGGCGGCGGCTCGTCCGCCGCCCTCGCCTCCTACGAGGCCCCGCTCGCCATCGGCACGGACACCGGCGGCTCCATCCGCCAGCCCGCCGCCGTCACCGGCACGGTCGGCGTGAAGCCCACCTACGGCGCCGTCTCCCGCTACGGCATGGTCGCCTTCTCCTCGTCCCTCGACCAGGGCGGCCCCTGCGCCCGTACGGTCCTGGACGCGGCGCTGCTGCACGAGGTCATCGCCGGGCACGACCCGCTCGACTCGACCTCCATCGACGCCCCGGTCCCGCCGGTCGTCGAGGCCGCGCGCAACGGCTCGGTCGAGGGCATGCGGGTCGGTGTCGTCAAGCAGTTCCGCGGCGAGGGCTACCAGGCCGGCGTCGTGCAGAGGTTCGACGAGTCCGTGCAACTGCTGAAGGAACTCGGCGCCGAGATCGTCGAGCTCGACTGCCCCTCCTTCGACCTGGCGCTCTCCGCGTACTACCTGATCGCGCCGTCCGAGTGCTCCTCGAACCTCGCCCGGTTCGACGGTCTGCGCTACGGCCTGCGCGTCGGCGACGACGGCACGCGCTCGGCGGAGGACGTCACCTCGCTGACCCGCGAGGAGGGCTTCGGCGACGAGGTCAAGCGCCGGATCATGCTGGGCACGTACGCCCTGTCGTCCGGCTACTACGACGCGTACTACGGCAGCGCCCAGAAGGTGCGCACGCTCATCACCCAGGACTTCGAGAAGGCCTTCGAGCAGGTCGACGTGATCGTCTCCCCGACGACCCCGACCACCGCCTTCCCGATCGGCGAGCGTGCCGACGACCCGATGGCGATGTACCTCGCCGACCTGTGCACCATCCCGACCAACCTGGCCGGCAACGCCGCGATGTCGCTGCCCTGCGGCCTGGCCCCGGAGGACAACCTCCCGGTCGGTCTGCAGATCATCGCCCCCGCCATGAAGGACGAACGGCTCTACAAGGTGGGTGCGGCCGTCGAGTCGGCCTTCGTGGCACGCTGGGGCCACCCGCTGCTGGAGGAGGCACCGTCACTGTGA